From the Marinomonas sp. THO17 genome, one window contains:
- a CDS encoding DUF3612 domain-containing protein: MKNKNNLNRKAHFLGTKIRNLRKRNRLTMEDLSSRCIKLDPEAAPSVSYLSMIERGKRVPSEEVLEVIAQVFQKTVSWFLDDIPEQEAITPSKGSGGGINGMALEPNFLFSNEILQIAIPEMLSQTGTSGRQFAHLLIRAHQEHHQNHFPDLERAAEEVGLKRLPLSIDELIAIAKQMGMQIKWFRKTPLSVLENMGIDENHVVTSFFDPPSTIYINHIMKNQTQRLKYNLAVHIGHAVLHDKDGIKNVLVTGRNEITPIQDRSQKSHKTGMDAQDILLAWRDFECSFFAGALLCPKVPFRQLLDRNGYEISTAKLAGVSESVAMRRMTATSPYPHWHYFDAYAPGKLKAVYRGNGIPLPWGNMSLVEDPCQHWAVFRMINENFTGTSAQISILNVGDEARIYACESIKVEDLAGKSHVLCSGIDLNPAISAQGKDAISIANDLKDACVGHGGSAPIPSSIKKDLMSVARILNINWVERGIENDARVICSRGSVCPRSPSCYQQCGQ; the protein is encoded by the coding sequence ATGAAAAATAAAAATAACTTAAATCGCAAAGCCCATTTTCTTGGCACCAAAATCCGCAATCTCAGAAAGCGCAACCGTTTGACCATGGAAGACTTGTCATCCCGTTGCATCAAACTCGACCCTGAAGCCGCTCCTTCGGTGTCTTATTTGTCCATGATAGAAAGAGGTAAACGAGTACCGAGTGAAGAAGTTTTAGAAGTCATTGCACAAGTTTTTCAAAAAACCGTTAGCTGGTTTTTGGACGATATTCCGGAACAAGAAGCCATCACTCCTTCAAAAGGCTCTGGCGGTGGCATTAACGGCATGGCGCTGGAGCCTAACTTTCTGTTTTCAAATGAAATTCTGCAAATTGCCATACCAGAAATGTTGTCTCAGACTGGTACCAGTGGCCGACAATTCGCCCATTTGCTCATTCGTGCTCACCAAGAGCATCATCAGAATCACTTCCCTGACCTAGAAAGAGCCGCTGAAGAAGTGGGTTTAAAGCGCCTGCCCTTGAGTATTGATGAATTGATTGCTATCGCTAAGCAAATGGGCATGCAAATCAAATGGTTTCGCAAAACGCCTTTATCTGTATTAGAAAACATGGGCATTGACGAAAACCATGTGGTCACCTCATTTTTCGATCCACCGAGTACCATTTACATCAATCACATCATGAAAAATCAGACACAACGTCTGAAATACAATTTGGCAGTACACATAGGACATGCTGTATTGCACGACAAAGACGGCATTAAAAATGTCTTAGTAACAGGTCGTAACGAAATCACCCCAATCCAGGATAGAAGTCAGAAATCACATAAAACAGGAATGGATGCGCAAGATATTTTATTAGCCTGGCGAGACTTCGAATGCAGCTTTTTTGCTGGGGCGTTATTGTGTCCTAAAGTTCCCTTTAGACAGTTGCTTGATCGTAATGGATATGAAATCAGCACTGCGAAACTCGCTGGTGTTTCTGAATCTGTTGCCATGCGTCGCATGACAGCCACTTCGCCTTACCCGCACTGGCACTATTTCGACGCTTACGCGCCTGGAAAGCTCAAAGCCGTCTATCGTGGCAATGGTATTCCGCTGCCTTGGGGCAACATGAGTTTGGTCGAAGATCCATGCCAACATTGGGCGGTATTTCGCATGATAAACGAAAATTTCACCGGCACTTCTGCGCAAATTTCCATCCTAAATGTAGGCGATGAAGCGCGCATTTATGCTTGTGAATCCATCAAGGTAGAAGATTTAGCTGGCAAAAGCCACGTGCTTTGTTCAGGTATTGATTTAAACCCTGCCATCTCAGCACAAGGTAAAGACGCCATTAGCATTGCCAATGATTTAAAAGACGCTTGTGTTGGCCACGGTGGCTCCGCGCCCATTCCATCTAGTATCAAAAAAGATTTAATGAGTGTGGCACGTATTCTCAATATCAACTGGGTCGAACGTGGTATTGAAAATGACGCCAGAGTGATTTGCTCCCGTGGTTCCGTATGTCCTAGATCACCCAGTTGTTACCAGCAATGTGGTCAGTAA
- a CDS encoding phosphoribosyltransferase family protein produces the protein MTMSTSQSTNVVVVSNSSDNPFAIDIAYAMGQFDDIADLISMKQFMNTEFCPRFISDEQDFENIGQKLNGKSVVIVSTNSHIKSRQELAMANMIIARAAKENGAERVILVEPDLFYSAQDRGPSKDLGETSFERDIYDIKKFDGQPFTAKLYAQLLKLSGVDTVMTIHNHSESVQKIFSHVFQGDFHNLIPYEIYAHYLLNSDILHYGPEGEGLVLCAPDKGARDFVKEMFNRLGLSKAKFIMLDKERTAERKVEITLHKESEHTFDGLDGASIILFDDMVRTGSTVVKSCQFLRQINPQRMVFAVSHFYASDEGRERMSHPALGEILTLNTLPTILNRDEQGRLRKKMVVLKVEKWLAQELCHILGLPDHQEPNPYKIDMSSKNPRFKRKIWFSEELQELQAK, from the coding sequence ATGACTATGTCGACCAGTCAGTCAACGAATGTCGTAGTTGTAAGTAACTCTTCTGATAACCCTTTTGCTATTGATATTGCCTATGCTATGGGCCAGTTTGATGACATAGCAGACTTAATCAGTATGAAGCAGTTTATGAACACAGAGTTCTGCCCTCGCTTTATTTCAGACGAACAGGACTTCGAAAACATAGGCCAAAAACTGAATGGAAAATCTGTCGTCATTGTCAGTACCAATAGCCATATTAAAAGTCGTCAAGAACTGGCCATGGCCAACATGATCATTGCCCGAGCAGCAAAAGAAAATGGCGCAGAGCGTGTTATCTTGGTGGAGCCAGACTTGTTTTACAGCGCACAAGATCGAGGGCCCAGCAAAGATTTAGGGGAAACCAGCTTTGAGCGTGATATTTACGATATTAAAAAGTTCGATGGCCAACCCTTTACCGCTAAGCTATATGCTCAGCTATTAAAGCTTTCCGGGGTTGATACCGTCATGACGATTCACAATCACTCTGAATCGGTGCAGAAAATCTTCAGCCACGTCTTCCAAGGCGACTTCCACAACCTCATCCCCTACGAAATCTACGCTCACTACCTACTAAACTCAGACATTTTGCATTACGGCCCTGAAGGGGAAGGCTTAGTACTGTGCGCACCCGACAAAGGCGCACGCGACTTCGTTAAAGAAATGTTTAATCGCTTAGGCTTAAGCAAAGCTAAATTCATCATGCTGGATAAGGAACGTACCGCAGAACGTAAGGTAGAAATCACCCTTCACAAAGAAAGTGAACACACATTTGATGGTTTAGATGGCGCCAGCATCATCTTGTTTGACGACATGGTTCGTACTGGCTCGACCGTGGTCAAATCTTGTCAATTTTTACGTCAAATTAACCCACAACGTATGGTATTTGCGGTATCTCACTTCTACGCCAGTGACGAAGGCCGCGAGCGCATGTCGCATCCAGCATTGGGAGAAATCCTAACGCTGAATACCTTACCGACTATCTTAAACCGAGATGAGCAAGGTCGTTTACGTAAGAAGATGGTGGTACTGAAAGTAGAAAAATGGCTAGCTCAAGAGTTATGCCATATTTTGGGATTGCCAGATCATCAAGAACCCAATCCTTACAAGATTGATATGTCTTCTAAGAACCCTCGATTCAAGCGCAAAATTTGGTTCAGCGAAGAGTTGCAAGAACTTCAAGCAAAATAA
- a CDS encoding DoxX family protein: protein MKAKLKIWVPTFLLALPLILAGVAKLSGVPAMHQSFSMMGLPEWFGYFIGAMELLAGIGLLVPKWSALAATGMIPILAGAIYFHLVYAVPTAIPAFVFILLALVIIMLRRKEAIWYPV, encoded by the coding sequence ATGAAAGCGAAATTAAAAATCTGGGTGCCAACTTTTTTATTGGCCTTGCCTTTGATTCTAGCAGGAGTGGCTAAATTGTCTGGCGTACCAGCAATGCATCAAAGTTTTAGTATGATGGGTTTGCCTGAATGGTTTGGTTACTTTATCGGCGCTATGGAATTATTGGCTGGCATAGGTTTATTAGTGCCTAAATGGTCTGCGTTAGCGGCAACTGGCATGATTCCAATTTTGGCGGGTGCAATCTATTTTCACTTAGTGTATGCGGTGCCAACAGCTATACCTGCTTTTGTGTTTATCTTACTTGCCCTTGTTATTATTATGCTGCGTCGTAAAGAGGCGATTTGGTATCCAGTATAA
- a CDS encoding LysR family transcriptional regulator produces MVSIDQLKILIAVAESRSLSQAAERVYKTQPALTAALKQLEAQLNLSLFNRQQYRMQLNAQGQIIYQKAKQVVAEHQHLLDTAACFAQGEEDTISLAIEASFEIEQILQALEQVQQHYASTQIVLSQEYLSGPIDQLLQNKVDLAISPIPNQLIHDSQIEHKIITQGYLLNVAADKLIQKFDHLTTVRQLIDTYQVVVKDSGMLTTGIKVGVQDAQRYWYVNNFATKLSLIQSGMGWGRMPEHFVRDALAKGELHELNLIDYDNRIEFTYCLVKIANKPLGPVATALWQAL; encoded by the coding sequence ATGGTTTCGATTGATCAATTGAAGATATTAATCGCGGTCGCAGAAAGCCGTTCACTTAGCCAAGCAGCAGAACGAGTATACAAGACACAACCCGCATTAACGGCAGCCCTAAAGCAACTGGAAGCGCAATTAAATCTATCTTTGTTTAATCGTCAGCAATACCGTATGCAACTGAACGCACAGGGTCAAATCATCTATCAGAAAGCCAAACAAGTGGTTGCTGAGCATCAGCATCTTCTCGATACGGCCGCCTGTTTTGCCCAAGGAGAAGAAGACACCATCAGCTTAGCGATTGAAGCGTCATTTGAAATAGAACAAATTTTGCAAGCCTTGGAACAAGTACAACAACACTATGCGTCCACTCAGATTGTGCTAAGCCAAGAATACCTTTCTGGTCCTATTGATCAGTTACTGCAAAATAAGGTCGATTTAGCCATTTCTCCCATTCCCAATCAGTTAATTCATGACAGCCAGATTGAGCACAAGATCATTACACAAGGTTATTTACTCAATGTGGCGGCAGATAAACTCATTCAAAAATTTGACCATCTCACTACCGTTCGCCAACTGATCGACACCTATCAAGTAGTAGTAAAAGATTCCGGCATGCTAACCACTGGGATTAAAGTTGGTGTACAGGATGCTCAGCGTTATTGGTATGTCAATAACTTTGCAACCAAGTTATCTCTGATTCAGTCTGGAATGGGATGGGGCAGAATGCCTGAACATTTTGTCCGTGATGCCCTCGCTAAAGGAGAATTACACGAGCTCAATCTCATCGATTATGATAATCGTATTGAATTCACCTACTGTCTAGTCAAAATCGCTAACAAACCTTTAGGGCCAGTGGCCACAGCCTTATGGCAAGCATTATAA
- a CDS encoding tripartite tricarboxylate transporter substrate binding protein — protein sequence MKNKNLKTLFVPLLAAFTLSVTATSAVANDFPSKPINYIIPFNAGGESDLSARFQQSVFEKYAGVQTVIQYMPGAGGAVAWSQLNGMEGDGYTIMGINIPHSIMQPIVKDSGYTTDELTPLYYFHYTPNAIFVPANSQFKDLGQLIDYGKKNPGMVTFAGSGSNSANHIGQATFDKLTGITSTYVPFSGIGPAMTSLMGGQVAAGFAYATSGASAGDKLRMLAVSSEKRLSAFPDVPTFKELGIDLVGGAYRGVAVPKSTPEDVRQKLSDIVGEINKDPEFVKKMEDNGFVLTDISYKNMDAFIEANKAEYQGVAQLLGLIK from the coding sequence ATGAAAAATAAGAACTTAAAAACACTTTTCGTTCCTTTGCTAGCAGCCTTCACACTTAGTGTAACGGCAACAAGTGCGGTGGCAAATGACTTTCCTAGCAAACCGATCAACTACATTATTCCATTTAATGCTGGTGGTGAATCAGATCTGTCTGCTCGCTTTCAGCAATCTGTATTTGAAAAATACGCAGGAGTACAAACGGTCATCCAGTACATGCCTGGTGCCGGTGGTGCAGTAGCTTGGTCACAACTAAACGGCATGGAGGGTGATGGTTACACCATCATGGGAATTAATATCCCTCACAGTATCATGCAACCTATCGTGAAAGATTCGGGCTACACCACGGACGAGCTGACCCCTCTTTACTATTTCCACTACACACCAAATGCGATCTTTGTTCCAGCTAACAGTCAGTTTAAAGACTTAGGTCAACTGATTGACTATGGTAAGAAAAACCCAGGCATGGTTACTTTTGCTGGTTCTGGTTCAAATTCAGCAAACCACATTGGTCAAGCAACCTTTGATAAATTGACTGGTATCACTTCAACTTACGTACCATTTAGCGGTATAGGACCTGCGATGACTTCTTTAATGGGTGGCCAAGTCGCGGCCGGTTTTGCTTATGCAACATCAGGTGCAAGTGCTGGCGACAAGCTACGTATGCTTGCTGTGTCTTCTGAAAAGAGATTGTCTGCGTTTCCTGATGTCCCAACCTTTAAAGAGTTAGGCATTGACCTAGTAGGTGGTGCATACCGAGGTGTTGCTGTACCTAAGTCCACTCCAGAAGACGTACGCCAAAAACTGTCTGATATAGTCGGGGAAATCAACAAAGACCCAGAGTTTGTTAAGAAAATGGAAGACAATGGCTTTGTACTGACCGATATATCTTATAAAAATATGGATGCATTTATCGAGGCAAATAAAGCTGAGTACCAGGGCGTCGCTCAACTTTTGGGCTTAATCAAGTAA